The nucleotide sequence GAATCTGTCAGTGAAGCAACGGGCTTTGATAAAGTAGCAGTGATTATGACTGGAATGGGAGCAGATGGGGCAAATGGACTAATCAAATTAAAAGAAACAGGGAATGTACAGGCCATTGCAGAGTCTGAGGAGTCGTGTGTAGTATTCGGAATGCCACGAGCCGCTATTGCCACTCGTCTAATCGATTGCACGGTTTCTGTAGAACATATCGCTGAAAAAATTTTAGAGTATATAGGATAGAAAGGGTGAGCGGCTGATGGAAGTGAATCAATATTTAGAAGTTTTTATTGATGAAAGCAAAGAGCATTTGCAGGCAATCAATGAAAACTTGTTAGAGCTGGAAAAAAATCCTGAGGATCTTGCAATTGTCAATGAGATTTTCCGGTCTGCCCATACATTAAAAGGAATGTCTGCTACGATGGGATATGAAGATCTGGCTAATTTAACACATAAAATGGAAAATGTTCTTGATGCCATCCGCAATCATAAACTGAAAGTTACAGCTGATATTTTGGACGTGGTCTTCGCTTCGATTGATGATCTGGAAGCAATGGTCCAAGACATTGCGGCCGGCGGTGCAGGGAAGCGGGATGTATCCGATATTGTTGATAAGCTGTTGAAAATTGAAAATGGCGAAATGGTGAGTGAAACAGCTTCTTCTGTACAAATAGAGGCTTCTCCTTCTGTCAGTCCTTCTTCAACTATCAAGTATGATGAATTTGAATACACGGTCATTCAACAGTCAAAAGAGCAAGGTTTTACTTGCTTCGAGATAGCCATTGAATTACGCAGCGACTGCGTATTGAAAGCAGCGCGTGTATTTATGGTATTTGAAGTATTAGAAAAGTGCGGAGAAGTGATTAAGTCAACTCCTTCTACGGAAGAACTGGAAGCAGAACAGTTTGATGAACGCTTTGTAGTTACTCTTATTACTCAAGAGTCTTCTGATGATATCGAAAGTAAGGTGAAAAAGGTATCAGAGGTTGAGCGCGTAACCGTTTCGGAATTTATTGTACCATCAACAGAAATTGAAGAAGCGACAAAAGAAGTAGCAGCTGCAGTTGTACCAGATTCACCAGCTCCTCCTCAGGAAAAAACAGAAAAGAAAGAGGAGCCGAAATCTAGTAATAAGCAACAATCTGTATCTAATAAAACCATTCGCGTCAATATTGAACGGCTTGATATTTTAATGAATCTTTTTGAAGAGCTCGTTATTGACCGGGGAAGACTAGAGCAAATCTCAGGTGAACTAAATAATCCTGAGCTGAATGAAACCGTTGAAAGAATGGCAAGAATCTCGGGGGACCTGCAAACTATTATTCTTAATATGCGGATGGTGCCGGTAGAGACCGTATTTAATCGCTTTCCAAGAATGGTACGTCAGTTAGCCCGTGACTTAAATAAAAAAATCAACTTAGAGATCATCGGTGCTGAAACGGAGCTGGATCGGACAGTAATCGATGAGATCGGCGACCCGCTCGTTCATTTGATTCGTAATGCACTTGACCATGGAGTGGAAACACCTGAAGAACGCAGAGCCAAGGGGAAACCTGAAGAGGGAACTGTTAAGCTAAAAGCTTATCATAGCGGAAATCACGTGTTTATCGAAATTGAAGATGATGGAGCAGGCATTAATAAGGAAAAAGTACTTAATAAGGCACTGTCAAAAGGCATAGTAACAGAAGAACAAGTAGCCTCTATGACAGATAATCAAATTTATGAGCTGATCTTAGCTTCAGGATTTTCTACTGCTGATACGATATCTGATATTTCTGGCCGCGGGGTCGGCTTGGATGTAGTAAAAACAACCATTGAATCTCTCGGAGGTTCCATCAGTATTGAGGCAACCGAGGGAGCGGGCTCAGTATTTCTTATTCAATTGCCATTAACGCTATCAATTATTTCGGTCATGTTAGTGGAAGTGGAAAAAGAAAAATATGCTATTCCTTTATCATCTATTATTGAGACAGCCATCGTGAAAAAAGAAGATGTCTTAAATGCTCATACACAACAAGTCATTGATTTCCGCGGGAAGATTGTCCCGCTTGTCTTCCTGGAAAAAATATTCGAAGTGCCAAGAGAAAGCAAGGAAGATGAGTTTTATTCCATTGTAATCGTGCGCAAAGGGGATAAAATGGCAGGATTAGTCGTAGACTCCTTCATCGGTCAGCAAGAAGTTGTGTTAAAATCACTTGGCAATTATTTATCAAATGTGTTTGCTATCTCAGGTGCTACCATTCTCGGAGATGGTCAAGTAGCTTTGATTGTAGACTGCAATGCCCTGATCAAATAATAGGCAGAGGGGAAAAGGAGGGAAAACCTATGAGTGAAATCACAGCTCCGTCAATGATTAAAGTGATTGCTTTCCAATTAATGGATAAAGAATATGCATTTCCTGTTCACCAAGTTCAGGGGATTGAAAAGTTGATTCACATAACGCGTGTACCAGGAACGGTTTCTTTTATTAAAGGTGTGATCAATCTAAGGGGAGTGGTTACTCCAATTATTGATCTGCGTAATCGCTTTAGTCTGCCGGAAAAAGAGTACGATGAGCAGACCAGAATTATTATTGCGGCGTCTGATGATATTGAAGTCGGCTTAGTTGTAGATAGCGCCAATGATGTTCTTGATATTCCAAAAAGCATCATTGAACCTCAACCAGACATCGTCGGTGCCGTAGAAGCGGAATATATTACAGGCGTGGCTAAGCTAGAAAAGAGACTGCTTATCTTATTAAATTTAGAAAGAGTTTTTAAATAATAGGGGCATATGGCCATGAATTATATCGAAAAGATTAATACGACCCATTTAGATATTTTAAAAGAATTCGGCAATATTGGTGCCGGACATGCAGCTACTGCTCTTTCTACTTTACTGAACAAACAAATTGATATGAAAGTTCCTAGTGCCCGCATCGTTTCATTTAACGATATGATGGAGATGGCGGGCGGTGCAGAAGAGGAAGTAGTGAGTGTGAGTCTTAGGATTGAAGGAGAAGTTACAGGGAATATGTTCTTTGTTCTTTCCTTAAGGCAAGCGGAAAGCTTTATTAGCAATATGACCGGGGACAGAGCTTTTTCTTTTAAGGAAGCGGGAGAGAAAAGTATCGGTCTCTCTGCCATGCAGGAACTTGGAAACATTTTATCAGGCTCTTACTTATCAGCCCTTGGGGACTTTACTCGCTTACAGATTTATCCTTCCGTTCCAGAACTGGCCATAGATATGTTTGGCGCTATTATTAGCTATGGATTGGTCGAGTCTTCTCAATATGGGGATTATGCGATTGTTATTGAAACAATATTAAAGGAAGTCCAGGCAGGATATACAGACGAAATGAAAGGGCATTTCTTTCTGCTTCCTGATCCTTTATCGTTTGGTCCAATTTTTGAGGCCCTTGGAGTCGGATTAAATGAGTAGTATTGGACAAATCGTAAAAGTAGGGATTGCTGATTTAAATATTGTTCGTCCACCAAATGCCATTCGCACATCGGGGCTAGGATCTTGCGTTGGAGTGGTGATTTATGATGACCGGACATCTGTCGCTGGGATGGTACATGTTATGCTGCCAGACTCATCGCTTGCCAAAAATGGCCATATGAATAAAGCTAAATATGCAGATACAGGCATCAATGAATTGGTCGCTCTATTAAAAGCTGAAGGCGCACAAGTCTACAGATTGAAAGCAAAGATTGCTGGTGGTGCTCAAATGTTTCAATTTAGTTCGCAAAACAGCTCATTCAAAATTGGACCTAGGAATGTTGCAGCTGTGAAGCAAGTACTAGAGGCCCATCATATACCGCTCATAGCGGAAGACACAGGCGGAAACAGCGGCCGTACAATAGAATTTGATCCGCATACTTGCGATCTTCATATAAGAACAGTTAATAAAGGCAATCACATAATATAAAGGGGACATACAAGTGTCCCTTTCGTTATGTAACGAAGTTTACCGTTGAAGCATCAAACAATTTTTAAAAGATAAAACGCTTAAAGAGAACAGAGTAGAGAAGTGTAAATAGAAGATTATAGAGAAAGTAAATGGGTTATTGTTAGAGTGATGGAATAATATACATATTTTCCCTTTGTCGTATTTTGAAAATTTATTTGCGTTTTGGCGGTATTTTCTAATAAAATGTGGAAGATAAAGAATAAATTAGCCTGACCGTTTTTTTCAGAAAAACTTCTCTGAGAGGTCAATCCGAGGAGGAGAAACGTCAAATATGGCCAAACAGAACAGATATGATGAACAAAAGTTGTGGGCTGCCTGGAAAGAGTCAGAGGATCCAGAGGCAGGCAATCTGCTTGTAGAAAAGTACATGCCACTTGTATCCTTTCATTCTCAACGGATATCAGCAAGCTTGCCGAAAAGCGTCAATAAAGAAGATATTAAAAGTCTTGGATTGATGGGTTTGTACGATGCGTTGAAGAAATTTGATCCAACCCGCGATTTAAAGTTTGATACGTATGCTTCTTTTCGCATTCGTGGAGCGATTTTGGATGGGCTTCGAAAGGAAGACTGGCTCCCGAGAGGAACGAGAGAAAGGGCAAAAAAGATTGAAGCAAAGATTGAGGAATTGGAACAAAAATACCTTCGAAAAATCACCGCAGCGGAAGTTGCAGAACAACTTGACATTTCAGAAGAAGAAGTTCATCAGACGATGACGGAGCATTTATTTTCCAATGTCCTATCGATGGACGAACAAGTACATGATAATGAAGATTCGGAAGGAAAGAGATTTGTATTAAAAGACGAGAAGGCAGATCTGCCGGAAGATGTTCTTGTGAAGGGTGAGCTGATTCAGGAGTTGACGGAGGAAGTTTCTAAGCTGTCTGAGAAAGAACAGCTCGTGCTCAGCTTATTCTATCATGAAGAGCTGACTTTAACTGAGATCGGTGAGGTAATGAATCTTTCGACTTCAAGAATCTCCCAAATTCATTCAAAAGCATTGTTTAAGCTGAAAAATCAGCTTGTAAAAATCAACGGATCGGTACATTAAGAAAAAGTTTCATCTTTAAGGAGATCTAATGGCTACTCTATTTATTTTTATTTCATTTATACTTAATGCTGTTGCTCTATTGGCAATTATTTTATTGTTTACAAGACAAAATCGTCTGTATGAAGTAAAGAGACAACAGGAGAAGCTAGTGGCGGATATGGAAGAAATGATGACTGCTTACTTGCTGGAAATGAAAGAAGAGAATGAGAGGTTTATTAAAGAGTTTTCATCTCATCCTACAGCGGAAGATACTTTTTCAATAAGAACACCTTCTCCGCCAAAAGCTGCCAGCGAACAGACTTCTGCGGACAACATACAGGCGGATTCGCTAACTATCTCTGCTCCTTCTATGCAACGGGTGCGGGCTGCTCAGGTATATAATGTAACAAATAAAACACCAAATGAAGATGGAAAAGAACAAATAAAAGAAAATATCGCGTTGCCGGACGAGCAGAAGGCATCAGAGGATATTTTCTCATTGAATGAGCAGGGACTTAGCATAGGAGAGATCGCTAAAAAATTAAATAAAGGAAAGACGGAAGTAGAATTAGCATTGAAATTTGCTAAGACCGGTAAAAATAGTTGATTGCATTGCCTGGCTATGGTATAGTTACTAACGGTGTTATTACACACGCTCCCTGATTTGCTCAGATGGTGCTGTCTTTTAGGACAGTTTCTGATCGAAAATGATGAGAGCGGAGGAAAAATTAAAACCATTAGGAGGAACTAAAACATGTCAGTTATTTCAATGAAGCAATTGCTTGAAGCTGGTGTTCACTTCGGTCACCAAACACGCCGTTGGAACCCAAAAATGAAAAAATATATTTTCCAGGAGCGTAATGGAATCTATATTATCGACCTTCAAAAAACAGTAAGAAAAGTTGAAGAAGCTTATAAATTCGTTAGAGAATTAGCTGAAAACGGCGGAAAAGTTCTTTTCGTTGGAACGAAAAAACAAGCTCAAGAATCTGTAAAAGAAGAAGCAGAACGTTCAGGAATGTACTTTGTAAACCAACGCTGGTTAGGTGGTACATTAACAAACTTCTCAACTATCCAAAAACGTGTACAACGCTTGAAAAACATCGAGAAAATGGAAGAGGACGGCACATTTGACGTACTTCCTAAAAAAGAAGTTGTACAATTGAAAAAAGAGCATGAACGTTTAGTGAAATTCCTTGGTGGAATTAGAGATATGAAAGACCTTCCTGATGCCCTTTTCATCATCGATCCTCGTAAAGAGCGTATTGCTGTGGCGGAAGCTCGTAAATTGAATATTCCAATCGTTGGTATCGTTGATACGAACTGTGATCCGGATGAAATCGATTATGTTATTCCAGCAAATGATGATGCGATCCGCGCTGTTAAACTTTTAACAGGCAAAATGGCTGATGCTATCCTTGAAGCAAAACAAGGTGAAGAAACAGCAGAAGTTGAAGAAACAACAGAAGTTGAAGAAACAGCAGCAGCTGAGTAAAAGCTGATAAAAAGGTGATAAGTAGACCTTCTCTTATCACCTTTTTTTAAAAAGAAAAAAGTAAAACTGTGCATCGTAAAGAAGCATATGACTCAAAGGAGGAAATAAATTATGGCAATTACTGCTCAAATGGTTAAAGAACT is from Bacillus sp. PK3_68 and encodes:
- a CDS encoding chemotaxis protein CheD yields the protein MSSIGQIVKVGIADLNIVRPPNAIRTSGLGSCVGVVIYDDRTSVAGMVHVMLPDSSLAKNGHMNKAKYADTGINELVALLKAEGAQVYRLKAKIAGGAQMFQFSSQNSSFKIGPRNVAAVKQVLEAHHIPLIAEDTGGNSGRTIEFDPHTCDLHIRTVNKGNHII
- a CDS encoding chemotaxis protein CheC yields the protein MNYIEKINTTHLDILKEFGNIGAGHAATALSTLLNKQIDMKVPSARIVSFNDMMEMAGGAEEEVVSVSLRIEGEVTGNMFFVLSLRQAESFISNMTGDRAFSFKEAGEKSIGLSAMQELGNILSGSYLSALGDFTRLQIYPSVPELAIDMFGAIISYGLVESSQYGDYAIVIETILKEVQAGYTDEMKGHFFLLPDPLSFGPIFEALGVGLNE
- the rpsB gene encoding 30S ribosomal protein S2, coding for MSVISMKQLLEAGVHFGHQTRRWNPKMKKYIFQERNGIYIIDLQKTVRKVEEAYKFVRELAENGGKVLFVGTKKQAQESVKEEAERSGMYFVNQRWLGGTLTNFSTIQKRVQRLKNIEKMEEDGTFDVLPKKEVVQLKKEHERLVKFLGGIRDMKDLPDALFIIDPRKERIAVAEARKLNIPIVGIVDTNCDPDEIDYVIPANDDAIRAVKLLTGKMADAILEAKQGEETAEVEETTEVEETAAAE
- a CDS encoding chemotaxis protein CheW; protein product: MSEITAPSMIKVIAFQLMDKEYAFPVHQVQGIEKLIHITRVPGTVSFIKGVINLRGVVTPIIDLRNRFSLPEKEYDEQTRIIIAASDDIEVGLVVDSANDVLDIPKSIIEPQPDIVGAVEAEYITGVAKLEKRLLILLNLERVFK
- a CDS encoding chemotaxis protein CheA, whose amino-acid sequence is MEVNQYLEVFIDESKEHLQAINENLLELEKNPEDLAIVNEIFRSAHTLKGMSATMGYEDLANLTHKMENVLDAIRNHKLKVTADILDVVFASIDDLEAMVQDIAAGGAGKRDVSDIVDKLLKIENGEMVSETASSVQIEASPSVSPSSTIKYDEFEYTVIQQSKEQGFTCFEIAIELRSDCVLKAARVFMVFEVLEKCGEVIKSTPSTEELEAEQFDERFVVTLITQESSDDIESKVKKVSEVERVTVSEFIVPSTEIEEATKEVAAAVVPDSPAPPQEKTEKKEEPKSSNKQQSVSNKTIRVNIERLDILMNLFEELVIDRGRLEQISGELNNPELNETVERMARISGDLQTIILNMRMVPVETVFNRFPRMVRQLARDLNKKINLEIIGAETELDRTVIDEIGDPLVHLIRNALDHGVETPEERRAKGKPEEGTVKLKAYHSGNHVFIEIEDDGAGINKEKVLNKALSKGIVTEEQVASMTDNQIYELILASGFSTADTISDISGRGVGLDVVKTTIESLGGSISIEATEGAGSVFLIQLPLTLSIISVMLVEVEKEKYAIPLSSIIETAIVKKEDVLNAHTQQVIDFRGKIVPLVFLEKIFEVPRESKEDEFYSIVIVRKGDKMAGLVVDSFIGQQEVVLKSLGNYLSNVFAISGATILGDGQVALIVDCNALIK
- a CDS encoding FliA/WhiG family RNA polymerase sigma factor, whose protein sequence is MAKQNRYDEQKLWAAWKESEDPEAGNLLVEKYMPLVSFHSQRISASLPKSVNKEDIKSLGLMGLYDALKKFDPTRDLKFDTYASFRIRGAILDGLRKEDWLPRGTRERAKKIEAKIEELEQKYLRKITAAEVAEQLDISEEEVHQTMTEHLFSNVLSMDEQVHDNEDSEGKRFVLKDEKADLPEDVLVKGELIQELTEEVSKLSEKEQLVLSLFYHEELTLTEIGEVMNLSTSRISQIHSKALFKLKNQLVKINGSVH